From one Catenuloplanes nepalensis genomic stretch:
- a CDS encoding MsnO8 family LLM class oxidoreductase, translating into MINSGVRLSLLDRSRTRAGEPEPAALRGTVARAANAERLGYHRFWVAEHHSVPGIAGAAPTVLLAAVAGATTTIRIGSAGVMLPHHQPLVVAEQFATLSAFAPGRVDLGLGRSPGFTAPVRRALRQTDTDFAADLAELRGYLTGTAEITLHPRPDGPIPLYALATGSGLRIAAELGLPVIVGGPLLGVGGDPAPGLAALNDYRRAFRPSAQQPEPWVAISLDVLIADTAAEAADLLLPEAWAMAQSRTTGSFPPLEPVHTARTAPRTARQQEHLDRTGAAAITGTAAQVEQRLTELLDRTGAAELVAASSTYDRSALAASDSALAALFTRP; encoded by the coding sequence GTGATCAACTCCGGAGTGCGCCTCTCCCTGCTGGACCGGTCCCGCACCCGCGCCGGTGAGCCCGAGCCGGCCGCGCTCCGGGGCACGGTGGCGCGGGCCGCGAACGCGGAACGGCTCGGCTACCACCGGTTCTGGGTGGCCGAGCACCACAGCGTACCGGGGATCGCCGGCGCGGCCCCGACCGTGCTCCTCGCCGCGGTCGCCGGTGCCACGACCACGATCCGGATCGGTTCGGCCGGTGTGATGCTCCCGCACCACCAGCCGCTCGTGGTCGCCGAGCAGTTCGCCACACTGTCCGCGTTCGCGCCGGGCCGCGTCGACCTCGGCCTCGGCCGCTCCCCCGGCTTCACCGCACCGGTCCGCCGCGCGCTGCGGCAGACCGACACCGATTTCGCCGCCGACCTGGCCGAGCTACGCGGCTACCTCACCGGCACGGCGGAGATCACGCTGCACCCGCGGCCGGACGGCCCGATACCGCTCTACGCCCTCGCGACCGGCAGCGGCCTGCGGATCGCGGCCGAGCTCGGCCTGCCGGTCATCGTCGGCGGTCCGCTGCTGGGCGTCGGCGGCGACCCGGCGCCCGGTCTGGCCGCGCTGAACGACTACCGCCGCGCGTTCCGCCCGTCCGCGCAGCAGCCGGAGCCGTGGGTGGCGATCAGCCTCGACGTGCTGATCGCGGACACCGCCGCCGAGGCCGCCGACCTGCTGCTCCCCGAGGCCTGGGCGATGGCGCAGAGCCGCACCACCGGCAGCTTCCCACCCCTTGAACCGGTACACACGGCCCGGACCGCCCCACGGACCGCACGCCAGCAGGAACACCTCGACCGCACCGGCGCCGCCGCGATCACCGGCACCGCCGCCCAGGTCGAGCAGCGCCTCACCGAACTCCTCGACCGCACCGGCGCGGCCGAGCTGGTCGCCGCCTCCAGCACCTACGACCGCAGCGCGCTGGCCGCCTCCGACTCCGCACTCGCCGCGCTCTTCACCCGGCCGTGA
- a CDS encoding WXG100-like domain-containing protein — protein MTITLPPELTVPLSWLGLDWPQADEDLLVQHGQAWIDYSDLLREQTGEANAIAARVWRDNEGRSITAFEDFWNGDGGPAGTLADAADAAWTVGAVLLAMAGIVVALKLAFIAELTALAYAVGAALAAAFASAGIGALVAAGIIAASRAIIRALIDEAVGRILNELAVQLRQAADRLLPAAEMQAGTGVGDPLRDAERDLAFHTLLAEVERADVSSPRDGAIFWSGRAPDGTRLQDVAERDADGVSRVTLNQTPGGEYLEGLDLYDRDSSPISPWQADILWARLSERYAENASGTVTAYVDDPPRPGSIWASTELPALRENPNVTDIVEIHS, from the coding sequence ATGACGATCACGCTGCCGCCGGAGCTGACCGTGCCGCTCTCCTGGCTGGGGCTCGACTGGCCGCAGGCGGACGAGGACCTGCTCGTCCAGCACGGGCAGGCCTGGATCGACTACAGCGACCTGCTGCGGGAGCAGACCGGCGAGGCGAACGCGATCGCCGCGCGGGTGTGGCGGGACAACGAGGGCCGGTCCATCACCGCGTTCGAGGACTTCTGGAACGGCGACGGCGGCCCGGCCGGCACGCTCGCGGACGCGGCCGACGCGGCCTGGACCGTCGGTGCCGTCCTGCTCGCGATGGCCGGGATCGTCGTCGCGCTGAAGCTCGCCTTCATCGCGGAGCTGACCGCGCTGGCCTACGCGGTCGGTGCGGCGCTCGCGGCCGCGTTCGCGTCCGCCGGGATCGGTGCGCTGGTCGCGGCCGGGATCATCGCGGCCTCCCGGGCCATCATCCGCGCGCTGATCGACGAGGCCGTGGGCCGGATCCTGAACGAACTCGCGGTGCAGCTCCGCCAGGCCGCGGACCGGCTGCTGCCGGCCGCGGAGATGCAGGCCGGGACGGGCGTCGGCGACCCGCTCCGGGACGCCGAGCGAGACCTGGCGTTCCACACGCTGCTGGCCGAGGTCGAGCGGGCGGACGTGAGCAGCCCGCGGGACGGCGCGATCTTCTGGTCCGGGCGGGCACCGGACGGGACGCGGTTGCAGGACGTGGCGGAGCGCGACGCCGACGGCGTGAGCCGGGTGACGCTCAACCAGACGCCGGGCGGCGAGTACCTCGAGGGCCTCGACCTCTACGACCGGGACAGCTCACCGATCAGCCCGTGGCAGGCGGACATCCTCTGGGCCCGGCTGTCGGAGCGGTACGCGGAGAACGCCTCCGGCACGGTCACCGCCTACGTCGACGACCCGCCGCGGCCGGGCAGCATCTGGGCAAGCACCGAGCTGCCCGCGCTGCGGGAGAATCCGAACGTGACCGACATCGTCGAGATCCACAGCTGA
- a CDS encoding HEAT repeat domain-containing protein, protein MLERLDSVAWGELEHAYGAAGDVPGLIRELLAPDAGAREKARRQLYGNIFHQGSRYEASAYAAPFLLELLADPRTPDRPALLGLLTSLAIGYDESWLPEGFPAADYRGRAAGGERLLRQRPRPDAGEGGYEYWMSLDAQDQERLFAHVELAVHDAVRAGVPLFCALLGDPDPGLRAGAAYALAWFGEDAAVSGGPLSVAATDAHPAVAATALVALGLTGVTLPAASDTIRAALGDEREVVRWGAAIAAARLHGADAGVAVAAELLAWTGTDRAADPQLPYLDGDLSGYAGLALFRQLGGAHTDPAFDALLARIPSVSGPEALPVVGEALRHAFPDGPISPGTGAADLTPAQRRLLQTLADSPATWQWHGFGLFANLTGGIHAYGLPATPDAMRDFLT, encoded by the coding sequence ATGCTGGAACGGTTGGACAGTGTGGCGTGGGGCGAGCTGGAGCACGCCTACGGGGCGGCGGGCGATGTGCCCGGACTGATCCGGGAGCTGCTCGCGCCCGATGCCGGGGCGCGGGAGAAAGCCCGCCGGCAGCTGTACGGGAACATCTTCCACCAGGGCAGCCGGTACGAGGCGAGTGCGTATGCCGCACCCTTCCTGCTGGAACTGCTGGCGGACCCGCGCACACCCGACCGCCCCGCACTCCTCGGCCTGCTCACCTCGCTTGCGATCGGATACGACGAGTCGTGGCTACCGGAGGGTTTTCCGGCGGCGGACTACCGGGGGCGTGCCGCCGGCGGGGAGCGGTTGTTGCGGCAGCGACCGCGGCCGGACGCCGGCGAGGGTGGGTACGAGTACTGGATGTCGCTGGACGCGCAGGATCAGGAGCGGCTGTTCGCCCACGTCGAACTGGCCGTCCATGACGCGGTCCGAGCCGGGGTGCCGCTGTTCTGCGCGCTGCTGGGCGATCCGGACCCGGGCCTGCGTGCGGGTGCGGCCTACGCGCTCGCCTGGTTCGGCGAGGACGCTGCCGTCAGTGGCGGCCCGCTGTCGGTCGCGGCCACGGACGCGCACCCGGCGGTCGCCGCCACCGCGCTGGTCGCGCTCGGCCTGACCGGCGTGACCCTCCCGGCGGCGTCGGACACGATCCGAGCCGCGCTCGGCGACGAGCGGGAGGTCGTGCGCTGGGGTGCGGCGATCGCGGCCGCCCGGCTGCACGGCGCCGACGCGGGCGTTGCCGTCGCGGCCGAGTTGCTGGCCTGGACCGGCACGGACCGGGCCGCGGACCCGCAGTTGCCCTACCTCGACGGCGACCTGTCCGGTTACGCAGGTCTGGCACTGTTCCGGCAGCTGGGCGGCGCCCACACGGACCCCGCCTTCGACGCGCTGCTGGCCCGCATCCCCTCGGTCAGCGGCCCCGAGGCGCTGCCGGTCGTCGGCGAGGCCCTGCGGCACGCTTTTCCGGACGGCCCGATCAGCCCCGGCACCGGTGCGGCCGACCTGACACCGGCACAGCGCCGTCTGCTGCAAACACTCGCGGACTCCCCCGCCACCTGGCAATGGCACGGCTTCGGCCTGTTCGCCAACCTCACCGGCGGGATCCACGCGTACGGGCTGCCCGCCACCCCCGACGCGATGCGCGACTTCCTCACCTAA